DNA sequence from the candidate division TA06 bacterium genome:
AGATAGAAAACTGCTCCCATCACCAGGCACGATGTTACCCCAGCAAGGACAGAAAGGATGAAGCCAGGACTCAGGAATGAGCCGATTAGAAGTGAACCCAGAATCGTTCTGATGACCGACACAGAGACTGCTAACCTCAGACCGTAGGCCAGAAGGACAGTCAGAACCAGGGCGTTGGAAAGGCCTATTCTAAGCCAGGGGAGAGGCCGGGGGAGCATTGACTCGAGCGCATAGACAGCTAAAGCGAGTGCGGTGAGAAGTGAGAGCCTTGCGATATGGCGCGAACCCATTATCAATGCCTTCTAGTTAAGAACGAAATCGACATTTGCTCCGCAGTTGTTGCACTTCGCGTCCTTGATGCCGGTCACTTTCGTGTAGTACCCAGCCCTGGCAACGAGCATATTGCCGCAGTTGTAACAGAAGGTGTTAGATCCATCTTTAATGCTGACATTGCCCAGGTAAACGTACCTCAGCTTCTTTTTTGCTATTTCATAGGCCCTCAGCAAAGTGGAGACGGGCGTTGGCTCAATTCTCAGCTTGTAATGTGGAAAGTATCTGGAGAAATGGATTGGTGTTTCCACCCCAAGGCCAGCGACCCAGTCTACCAATGTGCTTATTTGCTCATCTTTGTCGTTCAGAGTGGGTATGATTAGATTGGTGATCTCCACATGGCAGGACTCCTTACTCATCTTTATTGTGTTCACGACGCTCTTCAAATCACCCTTCACTATTCTTTTATAGAAGTTCTCATCCATGGACTTGAGGTCGATGTTCATCGCGTCGATAATGGGAAGCAAATCCTTTAGAGGGTCTTCATTTATCATTCCGTTTGTGACCAGTACATTTTTCAAGCCCTTTTTGTGCGCCAGGCTGCCTGTATCCAGCAGATACTCATACCAGATGAGAGGCTCAGTATACGTGTAGCAGATGCCGTACGATTGCTGAGACTCTGCCAGTGAGACGAGCTCTTCTGGACTGACAAACTTGGTTGGGACTGTCCCCTGGCTTATGTCGGCGTTCTGGCAGAAGGGGCACTTGAGGTTGCATCCGTTGGGTGCTGTTGAGAGGATCTGGCTGCCGGGAAAGAAGTGATAGAGGGGTTTCTTCTCTATCGGGTCCATGGCCAGGGATGTGCACTCTCCATAGCAAATAGGAAGCAGTTCGCCATCGACGTTTTTTCTGCAGTTACAGATACCGGTCTGGTCTACCTTCAGCTTGCAGTACCACGGACACAGGAGACACTTCACCCTTGTGTCATCAATTCGCTCCCAGTATTCTGCTTTCCTGGCTGGTTTTTCTTTCATGGACGGACTACTCGGTAACAATGTGCGCCACGTCTATAACGCTATCGCCTTTCTTCATGTTCATCAGTTTAACCCCCTGGGTGCTTCTGCCCATGTCTCTCATGTCCTTGGCCCTCATCCTGATTACCTGGCCTGAGCTGGATATGAGGATCAGTTCGTCCTTTTCAACAACTTCTTTTGCTGCGACAAGGTTACCGTTCCTTTCGGTCCCTTTTATGGCAATCATTCCCTTTCCACCCCTCCTTATCACCCTGAATCGGGACAGGGGTGTCCTCTTACCGTAGCCCTTTTGAGTGACGCAGAGTAGGGAGGCTTCCCTTTTTACTATGACCATGCCGACTATTCTGTCTCCTTTTGTCAGGGTCATCCCTCTGACCCCAGCAGCTCCTCTTCCCATGCTTCTTACGTCCTTCTCGCTGAATCTTATCGCCTTTCCCTGCTGCGTTGCGAGTATGACGTCCTGGTTTCCATCGGTGAGAGAGACTGCTTTCAGAGTGTCACCTTTTTTTAGATCGCATGCAATGATTCCGCCCTTTCGCGGGTTGGAGAAAAGCTTCAGGGAGCACTTCTTCACAGTACCTGATTCGGTCACCATGAGAATGTAGGCATTAGCAGTGAACTCCCTGACAGGGACATAGGCAGTCACTTGTTCACCTTTTTCGATCTGGAGAAGATTTGCAATTGATCTACCTCTGGATATTCTTCCAGCCTGGGGTATGGCGTGGACCTTCACCCAGTAGCACCTTCCCCTGTCTGTGAAGAAGAGCATGTAGCTGTGTGTGGAAGCTATGAAAATCCCTTCGGCGAAGTCCTCTTCCTTAGTCCGAATACCACTCATGCCTTTGCCGCCTCTGTGCTGTCTCCGGTAGGAACTGATTGGAAGTCTCTTTATGTATCCCTTATGTGTAATGGTCACTACCATGTCCTCTTCCGCTATCAAATCTTCGATGTCCAGGTCTGCTTCCTCATACTCAGTGATCTCTGTGCGTCTTTCGTCACCAAATTTCTCTTTCAGCCCTATCAGTTCTTTCTTCACCACAGACATCACTCGCGCTTTTGAAGAGAGTATCGACTTCAGTCGGCTAATCTCCTTGATGGTTGCCAGGTATTCTTCATCCAGGCTCTTTCTCTCAAGACCAGTAAGCTTTGCAAGCCTCATGTCGAGTATTGCCTGAGCCTGCACCTCTGAAAGCTTGTATTTCTTCCTGAGGGACTTCTTGGCGGTGTCCGGGTCCTTCGATTTTCTTATGAGACTGACTATCTCGTCGATATGGTCTACTGCAATCTTGAGGCCTTCAAGTATGTGCGCTCTCTTTTCAGCCTTGGCCAACTCGAACTCAGTCCTTCTGACGACAACATTGTGCCTGTGCTTCAGGAATTCCTGACAGAGCTGCCTGAAAGTCAGGATCTTGGGAACCCCTTCAACAAGCACAAGAAGTATGACACCAAAAGTTGTGCGCATCTGAGTGTGCTTGTAGAGCTGATTCATGATGACTTCTTTCTGAGCATCCCTTCTTATGTCCAGAACGACTCTGAGGCCGTCTTTGTCGGACTCATCACGCAGGTCTGTGATCCCCGGTATCGTTTTTGCCCTCACTAGAGCGGCAATTCGTTCTATGAGCAGCGATTTGTTGACCTGATAAGGTATCTCTGTAATCACTATCCTCTCTTTTCCGCTTTGCGTGGTCTCAAAGGATGCCTTTCCTCTGACAGAGAGCCTCCCCCTGCCTGTTCTGTATGCATCCAGTATGCCGTTTCTCCCAGCTATTACGCCTCCTGTTGGAAAATCTGGGCCTTGAACAATGGAGTAAAGCTCATCATCGTCCAGCTTCGGGTGGTCTACAAGAGCAACGAGTGCGTCAACAATCTCGTTCAGGTTGTGAGGAGGGATGTTGGTTGCCATCCCCACGGCAATACCTGAGGATCCGTTTATGAGAAGGTTCGGAACTTTTGATGGGAGGACAGTAGGTTCTTTGAGGCGGCCGTCGAAGTTGGGCACGAAGTCAACAGT
Encoded proteins:
- a CDS encoding Gx transporter family protein — its product is MGSRHIARLSLLTALALAVYALESMLPRPLPWLRIGLSNALVLTVLLAYGLRLAVSVSVIRTILGSLLIGSFLSPGFILSVLAGVTSCLVMGAVFYLAKRVFGTVGISIFGALAHNLTQLSIAYLLFIRRSEIFMLIPVFLFMSVGTGIVTGIAAHFLYQRVSSPAVAMD
- the amrS gene encoding AmmeMemoRadiSam system radical SAM enzyme; the encoded protein is MKEKPARKAEYWERIDDTRVKCLLCPWYCKLKVDQTGICNCRKNVDGELLPICYGECTSLAMDPIEKKPLYHFFPGSQILSTAPNGCNLKCPFCQNADISQGTVPTKFVSPEELVSLAESQQSYGICYTYTEPLIWYEYLLDTGSLAHKKGLKNVLVTNGMINEDPLKDLLPIIDAMNIDLKSMDENFYKRIVKGDLKSVVNTIKMSKESCHVEITNLIIPTLNDKDEQISTLVDWVAGLGVETPIHFSRYFPHYKLRIEPTPVSTLLRAYEIAKKKLRYVYLGNVSIKDGSNTFCYNCGNMLVARAGYYTKVTGIKDAKCNNCGANVDFVLN
- the gyrA gene encoding DNA gyrase subunit A encodes the protein MNRGREVTVYIEDEMKSSFLDYAMSVIVSRALPDVKDGLKPCHRRILFAMKEAGLLHNRPYKKSATVVGDVLGKYHPHGDLAVYDTLVRMVQDFSLRYPLIDGQGNFGSIDGDPAAAYRYTETRLTNLAEAVLADIDKETVDFVPNFDGRLKEPTVLPSKVPNLLINGSSGIAVGMATNIPPHNLNEIVDALVALVDHPKLDDDELYSIVQGPDFPTGGVIAGRNGILDAYRTGRGRLSVRGKASFETTQSGKERIVITEIPYQVNKSLLIERIAALVRAKTIPGITDLRDESDKDGLRVVLDIRRDAQKEVIMNQLYKHTQMRTTFGVILLVLVEGVPKILTFRQLCQEFLKHRHNVVVRRTEFELAKAEKRAHILEGLKIAVDHIDEIVSLIRKSKDPDTAKKSLRKKYKLSEVQAQAILDMRLAKLTGLERKSLDEEYLATIKEISRLKSILSSKARVMSVVKKELIGLKEKFGDERRTEITEYEEADLDIEDLIAEEDMVVTITHKGYIKRLPISSYRRQHRGGKGMSGIRTKEEDFAEGIFIASTHSYMLFFTDRGRCYWVKVHAIPQAGRISRGRSIANLLQIEKGEQVTAYVPVREFTANAYILMVTESGTVKKCSLKLFSNPRKGGIIACDLKKGDTLKAVSLTDGNQDVILATQQGKAIRFSEKDVRSMGRGAAGVRGMTLTKGDRIVGMVIVKREASLLCVTQKGYGKRTPLSRFRVIRRGGKGMIAIKGTERNGNLVAAKEVVEKDELILISSSGQVIRMRAKDMRDMGRSTQGVKLMNMKKGDSVIDVAHIVTE